A single Sulfurospirillum tamanense DNA region contains:
- a CDS encoding GNAT family N-acetyltransferase yields the protein MSTPFSVRIATRDDASSIAEFNVFFAKANENRQLSLPVTAAGVRYVFDSFNNGLYVVAEREGEIVAVTMVTREWSDWNNGLFYCIQDIFVLAQDPCREIHDALLNKVRALAKEHENVCGIRLYAHKDDSQSQEHYQKLNLKKTPYRIYDEVFSQ from the coding sequence ATGTCTACCCCTTTTTCTGTTCGTATTGCCACCAGAGATGACGCCTCAAGCATTGCAGAATTTAATGTCTTTTTTGCCAAAGCCAACGAAAACCGCCAACTTTCCCTTCCTGTGACAGCCGCGGGCGTGCGTTATGTATTTGACTCATTTAACAATGGACTTTACGTTGTCGCTGAGCGCGAAGGAGAAATTGTTGCCGTCACTATGGTAACCCGCGAATGGAGTGATTGGAACAATGGGTTGTTTTATTGTATTCAAGATATTTTTGTTCTTGCTCAAGATCCATGCAGGGAGATTCACGACGCACTTTTAAATAAAGTGCGCGCTTTGGCCAAAGAGCATGAAAACGTGTGTGGTATCCGCCTTTATGCCCACAAAGACGATAGTCAAAGCCAAGAACACTACCAAAAACTCAACCTCAAAAAAACCCCCTACCGCATCTATGATGAGGTTTTTTCACAATGA
- a CDS encoding SPL family radical SAM protein → MAIGLDEALGDGGVMQNTKTTRFFDATANTPFEKLTPKTQLFLREKALFYGFSFSQIQQLITLAIDFQMWQIAPLEAQWEERANAKAALEALHVKAQHYRQTPRDYTQAPFVLPKMPLRKVLHHKEKLSLGSCPVASPNTRCCNLLTLDAVEGCGFACTYCSIRTFYGAGEVRFDKAFGEKLAALELDKNKVYHIGTGQSSDSLMWGNREGVLDALIAFAQKYPKVILELKTKSQAIDYLLSVPSLPRNMLFTWSLNPQPVIDHEERYCASLEQRLQAARALADKGALVGFHLHPMMLYRGWEEGYTALAKRLLTRFSPQEVAMVSLGTLTFIKPVLKSLRREARPTKILQMPLVQTYGKFSYPLKTKKEMFSLFYNALSPWHEKVFFYLCMEDKGLWNEVFGFEYVSNEALERAMKKAYREKIQGVL, encoded by the coding sequence TTGGCGATTGGATTGGACGAAGCATTGGGCGATGGAGGGGTTATGCAAAACACTAAAACAACACGTTTTTTTGACGCAACTGCTAATACGCCTTTTGAAAAACTCACTCCAAAAACCCAACTATTTTTGCGGGAAAAAGCTTTGTTTTACGGCTTTAGTTTTTCTCAAATACAGCAACTTATTACGTTGGCTATTGATTTTCAAATGTGGCAAATAGCTCCTCTGGAGGCGCAGTGGGAAGAGCGTGCAAATGCCAAAGCCGCTCTTGAAGCCTTACATGTAAAAGCCCAACACTACAGGCAAACCCCGAGAGACTACACGCAAGCACCCTTTGTTTTACCTAAAATGCCATTGCGCAAAGTTTTACACCATAAGGAAAAATTGAGTCTAGGGAGTTGTCCTGTCGCTTCGCCCAATACAAGGTGTTGTAATTTACTCACCCTTGATGCAGTGGAAGGGTGTGGGTTTGCGTGTACGTATTGTTCTATTCGTACCTTTTACGGGGCGGGCGAGGTGCGTTTTGATAAGGCTTTCGGGGAGAAGTTGGCGGCACTTGAGCTGGATAAAAACAAAGTGTATCACATTGGCACAGGCCAATCTTCAGATTCGCTGATGTGGGGAAACCGCGAAGGGGTGCTCGACGCGCTCATTGCTTTTGCCCAAAAATATCCTAAGGTTATTTTAGAATTAAAAACCAAGTCTCAAGCGATTGATTATTTACTAAGCGTACCTTCTTTGCCTAGAAACATGCTTTTCACTTGGTCGTTAAATCCCCAACCTGTGATCGATCATGAAGAGCGCTATTGCGCTTCGTTGGAGCAGCGTCTTCAAGCGGCACGAGCGCTGGCAGATAAGGGTGCGTTGGTGGGGTTTCATCTGCATCCTATGATGCTTTATAGGGGATGGGAGGAGGGCTACACTGCTCTTGCTAAGAGACTTTTGACGCGTTTTTCGCCCCAAGAAGTAGCGATGGTTTCCTTGGGAACGCTGACATTTATCAAGCCAGTGCTTAAATCCCTTAGGCGAGAAGCTAGGCCTACCAAAATCCTCCAAATGCCCCTTGTGCAAACATATGGTAAATTTTCATACCCCCTAAAAACTAAAAAAGAGATGTTTTCTTTGTTTTATAATGCCCTTTCGCCTTGGCACGAAAAGGTCTTTTTTTATCTGTGCATGGAGGATAAAGGCTTGTGGAATGAGGTGTTTGGCTTCGAGTATGTGAGCAACGAGGCCCTAGAAAGAGCAATGAAAAAAGCGTATCGGGAGAAAATACAAGGAGTGTTATGA
- a CDS encoding DMT family transporter, protein MAEKSAYMYALGAVFLWSSVATAFKFSLVHLTPTQLLVIASGVSLLVLGALLGWQGKIILFRSLPKKYILAMLFLGAVNPFAYYLVLFQAYALLPAQEAQALNYTWALTLAYLSAFILKQKLHPRQIVAGIICYTGVLVIATQGDVLGLSFGNLAGVGLALASTFLWAFYWIYSTKWGLDPLVGLFLNFSSGFALVLCWAWAKGALVVMPWQGVLGAVYVGVFEMGVAFFLWLQAMQKTTQTATIANLIFLSPFLSLVFIGMVLKEAILPSTLVGLGLIVMGLLFQKAKKGV, encoded by the coding sequence ATGGCTGAAAAATCCGCTTACATGTATGCCCTTGGCGCAGTTTTTTTGTGGTCGAGCGTAGCGACAGCGTTTAAGTTCTCCTTGGTACATTTAACGCCCACACAGCTTCTGGTGATTGCTTCTGGTGTGTCGCTACTGGTGCTTGGAGCCTTGCTGGGGTGGCAGGGTAAAATTATTCTTTTTCGCTCCCTCCCTAAAAAATATATTTTAGCCATGCTTTTTCTCGGGGCGGTTAACCCATTTGCTTATTATTTGGTATTGTTTCAAGCTTACGCTTTGTTGCCTGCGCAAGAGGCGCAAGCCTTGAATTATACATGGGCATTGACGCTGGCTTATCTTTCGGCGTTTATTTTAAAACAAAAACTTCACCCACGGCAAATAGTTGCAGGAATTATTTGCTACACTGGCGTGTTAGTGATTGCAACCCAAGGCGATGTGCTTGGGCTCTCTTTTGGAAACCTTGCGGGTGTAGGCTTGGCGCTTGCTTCAACATTTTTGTGGGCATTTTATTGGATTTATAGTACCAAGTGGGGTTTAGATCCATTGGTGGGGTTGTTTTTAAATTTTTCAAGTGGCTTTGCTCTGGTATTGTGTTGGGCGTGGGCCAAAGGAGCTCTTGTGGTAATGCCGTGGCAGGGAGTGTTGGGCGCGGTGTATGTGGGGGTATTTGAGATGGGTGTTGCTTTTTTTCTTTGGCTTCAGGCAATGCAAAAGACAACCCAAACAGCAACCATTGCAAATCTAATCTTTCTTTCCCCTTTTCTTTCGTTGGTTTTTATTGGAATGGTGCTTAAAGAGGCTATTTTGCCCTCAACGCTTGTTGGGCTTGGATTGATTGTAATGGGGCTATTGTTTCAAAAAGCAAAAAAAGGAGTCTAA
- a CDS encoding LysE family translocator, which yields MIGLETLLLFMGASALLALSPGPDILFVITQGITRGAKAALATTFGLTSGVLIHTTAAALGISVIFQTSALAFNLVKYAGALYLFYLAYQAFKHRNELVRIDSKKNNTAPLSLKNLYAKGFLMNVLNPKVSLFFLAFLPQFVSSSAGAVPWQMVQLGLAFMVTTILVFSTCGLLAHKASAALMRNPSIAKTINTLSAFVFVALGLKLAFTQR from the coding sequence ATGATTGGCCTTGAAACCTTACTTCTTTTTATGGGCGCTTCCGCCCTTTTGGCCCTTAGTCCCGGGCCAGACATCTTGTTTGTTATTACCCAAGGTATCACAAGAGGCGCTAAAGCTGCACTAGCTACCACCTTTGGCCTAACCTCAGGCGTGCTCATTCACACCACCGCCGCGGCTCTTGGAATTTCGGTGATTTTTCAAACCTCTGCACTGGCCTTCAATCTTGTCAAATACGCGGGTGCTTTGTATCTATTTTACCTAGCGTACCAAGCTTTTAAACACCGCAACGAACTTGTTCGCATCGACTCAAAAAAGAACAACACAGCCCCGCTTAGTCTTAAAAACCTTTATGCCAAGGGGTTTTTAATGAATGTGCTCAACCCTAAAGTATCCCTGTTTTTTCTGGCTTTTTTACCTCAGTTTGTTTCGTCAAGCGCAGGAGCAGTACCGTGGCAAATGGTCCAACTTGGTCTTGCATTTATGGTCACAACCATTCTTGTCTTTTCCACATGTGGTCTCTTGGCGCACAAAGCAAGTGCAGCCCTTATGCGCAACCCTAGCATTGCCAAAACCATCAACACTCTCTCCGCCTTCGTCTTTGTTGCATTGGGATTAAAGCTTGCATTTACCCAACGCTAA
- a CDS encoding L-lactate permease translates to MGLGLYALFAAMPIILSGILLVGLRMPAKRAMPIVFFATALIGIFVWDMSVTRVLASTVQGVIITISVLWIIFGAIMLLNTLKHSGAITTIKAGFNGISPDRRVQVVIIAWLFGSFIEGASGFGTPAAVAAPLLVAIGFPAMAAVMIGMMIQSTPVTFGAVGTPILIGINAGLDKATISERLLSVGSNWDTYLQAITSQAAITHAITGTLIPLFMIMMLTRFFGRNRSWTEGLSILPFAIFGGLAFTVPYVLTGIFLGAEFPSIIGALVGLAIVVPAAKAGFLIPKNTWDFAPASEWPTAWIGKLEINLDALAGKKPISLAMAWVPYLLVAIILVLSRVNAEFKGMLTAWSFGLKNILGEAGVSASIQPLYLPGGILVFVALVTFFLHNMKGGELKSAFKESSALLLSAGFVLIFTIPLVRILINSGVNGSELASMPITMATWVAQSVGDIYPFFASWVGALGAFIAGSNTVSNMMLAQYQFGVAEALGLSTALMVALQAVGAAAGNMIAIHNVVAASATVGLLDREGETLRKTVIPTIYYLIISGIIGLVGMYVLGITDPLM, encoded by the coding sequence ATGGGTCTAGGTCTGTACGCATTGTTTGCAGCAATGCCAATCATCCTTTCAGGAATCTTGCTTGTTGGGCTGCGGATGCCAGCAAAACGCGCAATGCCAATTGTTTTTTTCGCAACGGCATTGATTGGGATTTTTGTGTGGGACATGAGCGTTACGCGCGTTTTGGCGTCTACGGTTCAAGGTGTCATCATTACTATTTCCGTGTTGTGGATTATTTTTGGGGCTATCATGCTTCTCAATACCCTCAAGCACTCAGGCGCCATCACCACCATTAAGGCAGGCTTTAATGGCATTAGCCCTGACCGTCGTGTGCAAGTGGTTATCATTGCATGGCTTTTTGGTTCGTTTATCGAAGGTGCCTCAGGCTTTGGTACACCAGCAGCCGTAGCTGCGCCACTTTTGGTCGCCATCGGCTTCCCTGCAATGGCGGCGGTTATGATTGGGATGATGATTCAAAGCACCCCTGTTACTTTTGGCGCCGTAGGAACACCGATTCTTATCGGGATTAATGCGGGACTTGATAAAGCAACCATCAGTGAGCGCCTTCTTTCTGTAGGCTCCAACTGGGACACTTACCTTCAAGCCATTACGTCTCAAGCAGCTATCACGCACGCCATTACAGGTACGTTGATTCCTCTGTTTATGATTATGATGCTTACCCGCTTCTTTGGACGTAACCGCTCCTGGACAGAAGGTCTTTCTATTCTTCCTTTTGCCATTTTTGGTGGTCTTGCCTTTACAGTGCCTTACGTGCTTACGGGCATTTTTTTAGGTGCAGAATTTCCTTCCATCATTGGTGCGCTTGTAGGCCTTGCCATTGTTGTTCCAGCTGCCAAAGCAGGGTTTTTGATTCCCAAAAACACATGGGATTTTGCTCCTGCTAGCGAGTGGCCAACAGCATGGATTGGAAAACTTGAGATTAATCTAGACGCACTAGCTGGCAAAAAGCCTATCTCTCTTGCCATGGCTTGGGTTCCTTACTTGCTAGTAGCAATTATTCTTGTGCTTTCTCGCGTTAATGCTGAGTTTAAAGGCATGCTTACCGCTTGGTCCTTTGGCCTTAAAAACATCCTTGGTGAAGCAGGCGTAAGTGCATCCATTCAACCCCTGTACCTCCCTGGTGGTATCTTGGTATTTGTTGCACTTGTAACGTTCTTTTTGCACAACATGAAAGGTGGCGAGCTAAAATCAGCATTCAAAGAATCTAGCGCATTGTTGCTAAGCGCGGGTTTTGTTCTCATCTTTACTATTCCTTTGGTACGTATTCTCATCAACTCTGGCGTTAATGGCTCTGAACTTGCGAGTATGCCAATCACCATGGCTACATGGGTTGCCCAAAGCGTAGGCGATATTTATCCTTTCTTTGCTTCTTGGGTGGGAGCGCTTGGGGCGTTTATTGCAGGATCCAACACAGTAAGTAACATGATGCTTGCTCAGTACCAATTTGGTGTTGCTGAAGCCCTAGGCCTCTCAACAGCCCTTATGGTGGCCCTCCAAGCCGTTGGTGCAGCTGCAGGTAACATGATTGCTATCCATAACGTCGTTGCCGCTTCTGCAACCGTAGGACTTCTTGATCGCGAAGGGGAAACCTTGCGCAAAACAGTTATTCCTACCATCTACTATCTTATCATTTCTGGTATTATCGGCCTTGTTGGCATGTATGTACTGGGGATTACTGACCCACTGATGTAA
- a CDS encoding prephenate dehydratase, producing MNDIVIAYQGAEGAYSHLACKTAFPSSISIACDAFVDAMKMVESGTANLAMIPVENSTAGRVEEIYRLIPRLELHIIQEHFEPVRHCLLGLPESSLETIKTVASHPQALAQCQLNISKHGYKAEAKFDTAGSAKEVQALGDPTKGAIASKLAAKLYGLKILSENFGDLLGNTTRFIVLSKEKVALEYEPNKEYITSLVFQVRDIPAALYKALGGFATNGVNLVKLESYSPSGNLQVSQFHLDIDGHPNNRSLVLALDELRYFAKEIKILGTYEKHPYRFGQKR from the coding sequence GTGAACGATATCGTCATTGCCTACCAAGGAGCAGAAGGGGCTTATTCGCACCTTGCTTGTAAAACTGCCTTTCCTTCCTCTATTAGCATCGCGTGTGATGCTTTTGTAGACGCCATGAAAATGGTTGAATCTGGAACAGCAAATCTTGCGATGATTCCTGTAGAAAACTCCACAGCAGGAAGGGTAGAGGAGATTTACCGTCTCATCCCAAGGCTAGAACTTCATATTATCCAAGAACACTTCGAGCCTGTCAGACACTGTCTTCTTGGACTTCCTGAAAGCTCCCTTGAAACCATCAAAACCGTCGCGTCTCACCCCCAAGCCCTCGCGCAATGCCAACTCAATATCAGCAAACATGGCTACAAAGCAGAAGCGAAATTTGATACCGCAGGCTCCGCCAAAGAAGTACAAGCCTTGGGTGACCCCACCAAGGGCGCTATTGCTTCCAAATTGGCTGCAAAACTCTACGGATTAAAAATTTTAAGCGAAAATTTCGGTGACCTTTTGGGTAATACGACTCGCTTTATTGTACTTTCTAAAGAAAAGGTTGCTCTTGAATACGAGCCCAACAAAGAGTACATCACTTCATTGGTTTTTCAAGTACGCGACATCCCCGCAGCTTTGTACAAAGCCCTTGGCGGTTTTGCAACCAACGGCGTAAACCTTGTCAAGCTTGAAAGCTACTCCCCCTCAGGAAACTTGCAAGTGAGCCAATTTCACCTCGATATCGATGGCCACCCCAACAACCGTAGCCTTGTTTTGGCTTTAGATGAATTGCGTTACTTTGCCAAAGAAATCAAAATCTTGGGCACGTATGAAAAACACCCCTACCGCTTTGGGCAAAAACGCTAA
- a CDS encoding SDR family oxidoreductase: MKTVLMSGGSGGIGSAIRATLEACGYCVVNIGRTQAEIVCDLQDAVGLEKALKTWLKTNTVDVLIHCAGVGVFEPHETLSAAKIKTLVDTNLTAPLVITSVCLRALCQTKGHVISIASVEATRHAKYSALYTATKSGLRDFGLCLFEEVRKQGVRVTTINPDMTKTPFFDTLHFEPSACEESYLLPQTLAQTVKHVLETKGVVTDITVRPQRVGIAKKTFTCKG; encoded by the coding sequence ATGAAAACAGTATTGATGAGCGGAGGAAGTGGCGGCATTGGGAGTGCTATTCGCGCGACGCTTGAAGCGTGTGGGTACTGTGTGGTAAACATCGGGCGCACGCAGGCCGAAATTGTCTGTGATCTTCAAGATGCGGTTGGCTTGGAAAAAGCACTAAAAACGTGGCTCAAAACCAACACGGTAGATGTGTTGATTCATTGTGCGGGGGTAGGCGTTTTTGAGCCCCATGAAACACTTAGTGCTGCAAAAATTAAAACACTAGTTGACACTAACCTCACTGCACCTTTGGTGATTACAAGCGTGTGTTTGCGCGCATTGTGTCAAACCAAAGGGCACGTGATTAGTATCGCATCGGTTGAGGCGACGCGGCACGCGAAGTATTCTGCGCTTTATACGGCGACCAAAAGTGGGTTGCGAGACTTTGGCTTGTGTTTGTTTGAGGAGGTTCGCAAGCAGGGGGTGCGGGTGACAACCATTAATCCCGACATGACAAAAACCCCGTTTTTTGATACATTGCATTTTGAGCCAAGCGCCTGCGAAGAGAGCTACTTGCTACCGCAAACCCTTGCTCAAACAGTCAAGCACGTTTTGGAAACCAAGGGCGTTGTGACCGATATTACGGTTCGGCCACAACGGGTTGGGATTGCGAAAAAAACCTTTACATGTAAAGGTTAG
- a CDS encoding peptidoglycan glycosyltransferase FtsW: MATDKTLFYLCSFLIGVGVVFSLSLPVFTVLFYNYSPYHFFIRQFAVGMVGIFIMWGLSNLNPDKYLKGIGFFIFFACILTMSLMHYLPESLVTESGGARRWIRLPGFSIAPVEFFKIGFVYFLAWSFARKLDEEQKSLKDEIKLILPYIGVFILVIYLIAILQNDLGQVIVLALTLAVMAFFAGTSFKFFSLAILGSVLVFTTAVVSSEHRILRIKTWWATIQNMVLSFFPESIASTLRVEDAPEPYQISHSLNAIKHGGLFGEGLGSGIFKLGFLSEVHTDFVLAGITEEIGALGVVCITLIIFVIIYRIFRISGRSQNRVYYLFSLGIGLLIVFSFLMNAYGITSITPIKGIAVPFLSYGGSSLLALCVGIGMVLMVSKKARNP, from the coding sequence TTGGCAACAGACAAAACCCTCTTTTATCTTTGCTCTTTTTTAATTGGCGTAGGTGTGGTTTTTTCTCTCTCATTGCCTGTGTTTACGGTACTTTTTTACAACTACAGCCCGTACCATTTTTTTATTCGTCAATTTGCCGTAGGCATGGTGGGTATTTTTATCATGTGGGGCCTTTCCAATCTCAATCCCGACAAATACCTCAAGGGCATTGGGTTTTTTATCTTTTTTGCCTGCATCCTTACCATGAGCCTTATGCACTATCTTCCTGAGTCCTTAGTAACCGAATCAGGAGGAGCGAGGCGGTGGATTCGCTTGCCTGGGTTTTCCATTGCGCCGGTGGAGTTTTTTAAAATCGGCTTTGTCTATTTTTTAGCGTGGAGCTTTGCGCGCAAGCTCGACGAAGAGCAAAAATCCCTCAAAGATGAAATTAAGCTAATTTTGCCCTACATTGGGGTATTTATTTTGGTAATTTACCTCATTGCTATTTTGCAAAACGACCTAGGACAAGTAATTGTTTTGGCGCTCACATTAGCTGTTATGGCTTTTTTTGCGGGCACAAGTTTTAAATTTTTCTCCTTGGCTATTTTGGGTTCGGTATTGGTTTTTACCACAGCGGTGGTTAGCTCTGAGCATCGTATTTTGCGCATTAAGACATGGTGGGCCACCATTCAAAACATGGTCCTCTCTTTTTTTCCCGAATCTATTGCTTCCACCCTTCGAGTAGAGGATGCGCCAGAGCCCTATCAAATCTCCCACTCCCTCAATGCTATCAAGCACGGTGGGCTATTTGGAGAAGGGCTTGGTAGTGGGATTTTTAAATTAGGGTTTTTAAGCGAGGTGCACACCGACTTCGTTCTGGCAGGCATCACCGAAGAGATTGGTGCGCTTGGCGTGGTCTGCATTACACTCATCATATTTGTGATTATTTACCGCATCTTCCGCATCTCTGGACGAAGCCAAAACCGCGTGTACTATCTTTTTAGTTTAGGAATTGGCTTATTGATTGTGTTTTCATTTTTAATGAATGCCTATGGCATTACCTCTATCACTCCCATAAAAGGCATTGCTGTTCCTTTTTTAAGTTACGGCGGAAGTTCGCTTTTGGCACTGTGTGTAGGCATAGGGATGGTGTTGATGGTAAGCAAGAAAGCGAGGAATCCATGA
- a CDS encoding phosphorylase family protein, which yields MKIQTLIHTALCAEAKPIAGTFGLTCKSTKPFLFYTDATTVLVVSGVGCEKTRLALACTLARYEPEIMVSVGIAGCTDVSIPVGTLFCTSHAHLPIPFATLSTYDVPVDGKNRPETTLVDMEADAFVQSVPCGVEAYVFKVVSDHLNPVRPTKGQVGDWIGRSIGRWRGYAKH from the coding sequence ATGAAAATCCAAACCCTCATTCACACAGCGCTTTGCGCAGAAGCAAAGCCTATTGCTGGTACTTTTGGCCTTACATGTAAAAGCACAAAACCCTTTTTGTTCTACACTGATGCTACGACGGTTTTGGTGGTTTCAGGTGTTGGATGTGAAAAGACGCGCCTTGCGTTGGCTTGCACCCTTGCGCGTTATGAGCCTGAAATAATGGTTTCGGTGGGAATCGCAGGATGCACTGATGTGAGCATTCCTGTGGGGACGTTGTTTTGCACTTCTCATGCCCACTTACCCATTCCTTTTGCAACTCTTTCCACTTATGATGTGCCAGTTGATGGAAAAAACAGACCAGAAACAACACTGGTGGACATGGAGGCGGATGCATTTGTGCAAAGTGTTCCTTGTGGCGTGGAAGCGTATGTGTTCAAAGTGGTTTCAGACCACCTTAATCCTGTACGCCCGACCAAGGGGCAAGTTGGCGATTGGATTGGACGAAGCATTGGGCGATGGAGGGGTTATGCAAAACACTAA
- a CDS encoding nucleoside recognition domain-containing protein, whose product MNISTIRPSLYRSLRSAWIVLKLIIPIYIFADVLFYYGWLEKISFLFTPLTAALELPKEAALSIISGMFLNLYAAIAFAAPLGLSPKEWTILAVFLGICHALLVETAIMHRLKISRTYAVLLRFFVGLLAGWLVTFFPENWFGEGVFYNAPTFPSYETFAVMLLSSLQEAVVLALEVVVLVVLIIVFLDFIKSLETVNRYAKRVNTAFSLVTGTILGITYGAGVLISEYENAAMSTKEVWFVGTFLMICHAIIEDTLLFVIFGASAWVIVVLRLIFALLFSLAIVAYLTYRPAQSRRPI is encoded by the coding sequence ATGAATATTTCAACCATACGCCCTTCCCTTTACCGGTCGCTACGCAGTGCGTGGATTGTGCTCAAGCTCATTATTCCCATTTATATTTTTGCAGACGTTTTGTTTTACTATGGATGGCTTGAGAAAATCTCTTTTCTGTTTACCCCTCTCACAGCAGCCCTTGAACTCCCTAAAGAGGCGGCTTTGTCTATCATTAGTGGCATGTTTTTAAATCTTTATGCTGCTATTGCTTTTGCCGCGCCTCTTGGGTTAAGCCCAAAAGAGTGGACCATTTTGGCAGTTTTTTTGGGTATTTGCCACGCCTTGCTTGTAGAGACTGCCATTATGCATCGCCTTAAAATCTCCCGCACTTACGCTGTGTTGCTGCGATTTTTTGTGGGACTTTTAGCAGGCTGGTTAGTGACTTTTTTTCCTGAAAATTGGTTTGGGGAGGGGGTTTTTTACAACGCTCCAACCTTCCCTTCTTATGAAACTTTCGCCGTCATGCTTCTTAGTTCACTCCAAGAAGCTGTCGTACTGGCACTAGAGGTTGTAGTTCTTGTAGTGCTGATTATTGTTTTTTTGGATTTTATCAAGTCTCTTGAGACTGTAAACCGTTATGCCAAGCGCGTCAATACGGCTTTTAGCCTTGTGACAGGAACCATTCTGGGCATTACCTATGGTGCTGGCGTGCTCATTAGTGAGTATGAAAATGCAGCCATGAGCACCAAAGAGGTATGGTTCGTGGGGACGTTTTTAATGATTTGCCACGCCATTATTGAGGACACTCTCTTGTTTGTAATCTTCGGCGCCAGTGCGTGGGTGATTGTTGTTTTGCGGTTGATTTTTGCTCTTCTTTTTTCCCTTGCTATTGTTGCTTATCTTACTTATCGCCCTGCTCAATCTCGTAGACCAATTTGA
- a CDS encoding thioredoxin fold domain-containing protein, whose amino-acid sequence MRWFVGVMCVVCFGFAGLFEQAIEEAKKEEKLVWVFVEIPRCPWCARMRHELLESGVYDEALSGLYVVVPLGREEAIAKGLRAEYFPTSFLIDPTNGETLEMLPGYMKSEDFIEYLKLVYEIEQGDK is encoded by the coding sequence ATGCGCTGGTTTGTAGGGGTGATGTGTGTGGTTTGTTTTGGCTTTGCCGGTCTTTTTGAACAAGCCATAGAAGAAGCCAAAAAAGAAGAAAAGTTGGTGTGGGTATTTGTGGAGATTCCTCGTTGCCCTTGGTGCGCGCGTATGCGCCATGAATTATTAGAGAGTGGTGTGTATGATGAGGCATTGTCAGGATTGTATGTTGTGGTGCCTCTTGGGCGCGAAGAAGCTATTGCCAAAGGGTTGCGGGCGGAGTATTTTCCTACCTCGTTTTTGATAGACCCCACCAATGGGGAAACTTTGGAGATGTTGCCTGGCTATATGAAAAGCGAAGATTTTATAGAGTACCTCAAATTGGTCTACGAGATTGAGCAGGGCGATAAGTAA
- a CDS encoding UDP-N-acetylglucosamine--N-acetylmuramyl-(pentapeptide) pyrophosphoryl-undecaprenol N-acetylglucosamine transferase, translating to MTLITGGGTGGHLSIAKALCEAYNARGIRPFYIGSTNGQDKTWFEGYPGFKNTVFLPSKGVVNQRGLGKVLALWIIFKQLFTCRALLKRHNILQVVSVGGYAAAPATLAALTLGIPVYIHEQNAITGKLNSLLRPFAKAFFSSYEAHSPLKNYPVATRFFEAYRARDTLKTLLFLGGSQGARFINQLARAIAPILHNQGIRIIHQCGKSELEAMMDFYAKHGIDADVFAFSNVLHDKLHEADVAIARAGAGSVWELCAAGIPTLFIPFPYAAGNHQYHNAKTFTNQNLGGLLRQEEATPQAVLAWLENAHIKRINLALPACLSKGGADEIVAWLEREKPSR from the coding sequence ATGACACTTATTACAGGCGGGGGAACAGGCGGCCATCTCTCTATCGCAAAAGCGTTGTGCGAAGCATACAACGCCCGTGGTATACGCCCTTTTTATATTGGCTCAACAAACGGCCAGGACAAAACATGGTTTGAGGGGTATCCGGGGTTTAAAAACACCGTTTTTCTCCCCAGCAAGGGTGTAGTAAACCAACGTGGACTGGGAAAAGTCTTAGCACTTTGGATCATTTTCAAACAACTCTTTACATGTAGAGCCTTGCTTAAGCGCCACAACATTCTGCAAGTTGTTTCAGTAGGAGGCTATGCGGCGGCTCCTGCAACACTCGCAGCACTTACTCTTGGCATTCCTGTGTATATTCATGAGCAAAATGCCATAACAGGAAAACTCAATAGCCTATTGCGCCCCTTCGCTAAGGCATTTTTTAGCTCTTATGAAGCGCACTCCCCCCTTAAAAATTACCCTGTTGCAACACGCTTTTTTGAAGCATACCGCGCAAGAGACACCCTTAAAACACTTCTTTTTTTAGGAGGGAGCCAAGGGGCGCGTTTCATTAATCAGCTAGCAAGAGCCATTGCCCCCATACTACACAACCAAGGTATTCGCATCATTCACCAATGTGGCAAAAGCGAGCTTGAGGCAATGATGGATTTCTACGCCAAGCACGGCATTGATGCAGACGTATTTGCTTTTAGCAACGTCTTGCATGACAAACTTCACGAGGCCGACGTCGCCATTGCTAGAGCAGGTGCGGGAAGTGTATGGGAGCTTTGTGCAGCGGGCATTCCCACGCTTTTCATTCCTTTTCCCTATGCTGCTGGCAACCATCAGTATCACAACGCCAAAACCTTTACTAACCAAAACCTTGGGGGCTTATTGCGCCAAGAGGAAGCAACTCCACAAGCAGTACTAGCATGGCTTGAAAATGCTCACATTAAACGCATCAACTTAGCACTTCCCGCTTGTCTCTCTAAAGGTGGGGCGGATGAGATTGTGGCGTGGCTAGAGCGCGAAAAACCCTCCCGTTAG